In a genomic window of Thermoprotei archaeon:
- a CDS encoding SCP2 sterol-binding domain-containing protein, giving the protein MEKFKFPSEEWIKAYKEELNKNTAYEEAAKDWEGDFLFIVTPAEGLSKEYVFYVDLWHGKCRDAYMIPDRASKTAAFVFEGPYSNWKKLIAGQLDPIQGLLTGKFKLKGNMAKVLRYTKAASELVKTAAKVPTEFI; this is encoded by the coding sequence ATGGAGAAGTTTAAATTTCCTAGTGAGGAATGGATTAAGGCGTATAAAGAAGAATTAAACAAGAATACGGCTTATGAAGAGGCTGCAAAAGACTGGGAAGGAGATTTTCTGTTTATTGTAACACCTGCTGAAGGATTAAGTAAGGAGTACGTGTTTTATGTTGATTTATGGCATGGGAAATGTCGTGATGCTTATATGATTCCTGACAGAGCCTCAAAAACCGCTGCGTTCGTTTTTGAAGGTCCCTATAGTAATTGGAAAAAATTAATCGCTGGACAACTTGATCCAATCCAGGGGCTTCTCACAGGCAAGTTTAAACTAAAAGGTAATATGGCTAAAGTTTTACGCTATACCAAAGCAGCATCAGAATTAGTAAAAACTGCTGCCAAAGTACCTACTGAATTCATTTAG
- a CDS encoding NAD(P)/FAD-dependent oxidoreductase: MATFHIIVSSLLPDRVDIVIIGAGVTGLFIARELSRYDLKILVIDKKPDAGWGSTKGSAGIIHAFQLPFNSLKGKLCLEGNRMYDEISKELNVPFKRTGLIIVSLNVLENILAFIIYLYLKLNKINVHILTKKKLKKLEPNISKKAQLGLYLPSAGVISVFELILALVDNCRENGVIFSFNTEAQKIVFNDKNALVYTNKGVIETSWIINAAGINADIIAKMAGVNNFKIYPRKGTHLILSVKNIYNHLLAEVPLKPDPKTKGGGALLTIDGKILLGPNLIESTTDREDTSTELDDYHMINKYKRIIPSIEHSDVLVAYSGLRAASNTNDFIINIPRNSFVNVAGIQSPGLTAAPAIAKMVVQLLQRHIKLTPRSNFKPVRERSIKIRDLIDEPEKIKAIIKRNPDYGSIVCPCELVSKAEIVEAINKGITTLDGIKFYTNACMGECQGSYCLPVILDIFEELNIPVHNVTKKGGSSWIVISHEKRTDQ, from the coding sequence TTGGCAACGTTTCATATAATTGTGTCAAGCCTATTACCGGATCGTGTTGATATCGTCATCATAGGAGCTGGTGTAACTGGGCTTTTTATAGCAAGAGAGCTATCTAGGTATGATTTAAAAATCCTTGTTATAGATAAAAAACCAGATGCTGGTTGGGGGTCAACTAAGGGTAGTGCAGGCATAATACATGCTTTCCAACTTCCTTTTAACTCATTGAAAGGTAAACTTTGTTTAGAAGGTAATAGAATGTACGATGAGATTTCAAAGGAACTCAACGTGCCATTTAAAAGAACAGGTCTCATTATAGTCTCGTTAAACGTTTTGGAAAACATTTTGGCATTCATAATATACCTCTATCTAAAGCTTAACAAAATTAATGTTCATATACTTACAAAAAAGAAACTTAAAAAATTAGAACCCAATATAAGTAAAAAGGCTCAGCTAGGGCTTTATCTTCCATCAGCTGGTGTTATATCTGTGTTTGAACTCATATTAGCATTAGTCGATAATTGTAGAGAAAATGGCGTTATTTTCTCATTCAATACAGAGGCACAAAAGATAGTGTTTAATGATAAAAATGCATTAGTTTATACAAATAAAGGTGTAATAGAAACGTCATGGATTATAAATGCTGCAGGAATAAATGCTGATATAATTGCAAAAATGGCTGGGGTGAATAATTTTAAAATATATCCAAGAAAAGGCACGCACTTAATACTCTCCGTAAAAAACATTTATAATCATTTACTCGCAGAAGTGCCATTAAAACCAGATCCAAAAACAAAAGGTGGAGGAGCACTTTTAACAATCGATGGTAAAATATTATTAGGTCCAAACCTAATTGAGAGTACAACTGATAGGGAGGACACTAGCACAGAACTTGATGATTACCATATGATTAACAAGTACAAGAGAATAATACCATCAATTGAACACTCAGACGTGCTAGTTGCATACTCAGGTTTAAGAGCGGCAAGCAATACTAATGATTTTATTATAAACATTCCTAGAAATAGTTTCGTAAACGTTGCAGGCATACAATCACCAGGATTAACAGCAGCACCCGCTATAGCAAAAATGGTAGTGCAACTATTACAGAGGCACATTAAACTAACTCCACGCTCAAACTTTAAACCAGTAAGAGAACGTAGCATAAAAATAAGAGATCTAATTGACGAACCAGAAAAAATAAAAGCAATTATCAAAAGAAATCCAGATTATGGAAGTATTGTTTGTCCCTGTGAACTTGTAAGTAAAGCGGAAATTGTTGAAGCTATAAATAAAGGTATCACAACATTGGATGGCATAAAATTCTATACTAATGCATGCATGGGTGAATGCCAAGGTTCATACTGTTTACCAGTAATTTTAGATATTTTTGAGGAGCTTAACATACCAGTACACAATGTAACTAAGAAGGGTGGTTCATCATGGATTGTGATAAGCCATGAAAAAAGAACTGACCAGTGA
- a CDS encoding FAD-dependent oxidoreductase → MKKELTSDIVIIGSGPSGLKATSSAIKNNLTPIVFEWDEQIGGILRFARKEIYTPENVEIYTKTTVVNAVYDPKGNHKVIAVKKGEIITVNTKRIVFATGSRDITVAGAKIAGDRPSGVFTATEALRLLSKGYMFGKKIAILGKNEVSILLSELLASKNFDVTLITPRKISSIPGIKIIQEHTVTRVEGRERIEKVRLALSNEDFIPIKDDGEYECDTFIISVGFRPLIGLLNKLPIAIDPYTRGPVVNETLEALSGVYVVGGALAPFELLKNVEKSGSLVFRKPSVQEEFITIKPGKNVKFLIPHQITEKKPITLFYSVKPYFRKLRIVEENIEIPINEEEGFVEVDPSLFKVNKITIDAIM, encoded by the coding sequence ATGAAAAAAGAACTGACCAGTGACATTGTGATAATAGGTTCAGGTCCAAGCGGATTAAAAGCAACATCTAGTGCGATTAAAAATAATTTGACACCTATTGTCTTTGAGTGGGATGAACAGATTGGAGGAATATTAAGATTTGCGAGAAAAGAAATCTATACACCGGAGAATGTAGAAATTTATACAAAAACAACAGTTGTTAATGCTGTTTACGATCCTAAAGGGAATCATAAAGTAATAGCTGTAAAAAAAGGTGAAATAATTACCGTGAATACAAAAAGAATAGTATTTGCAACAGGAAGTAGAGATATAACGGTTGCTGGTGCTAAGATAGCGGGAGATAGACCATCAGGCGTTTTTACAGCCACCGAGGCATTAAGACTTTTATCGAAAGGATACATGTTCGGAAAAAAGATTGCAATATTAGGTAAGAATGAGGTCAGTATATTGCTCTCAGAATTATTAGCCTCAAAAAATTTTGATGTAACATTGATTACTCCACGAAAAATATCGAGCATTCCAGGTATCAAGATAATCCAAGAACATACAGTCACTCGTGTCGAGGGCAGGGAACGTATTGAAAAGGTAAGGTTAGCACTAAGTAATGAAGATTTTATTCCCATAAAAGATGATGGAGAATATGAATGTGATACTTTCATAATTTCAGTTGGTTTCAGACCTCTCATTGGTTTACTTAATAAACTTCCAATAGCTATAGATCCGTATACTAGAGGACCAGTAGTTAATGAGACTTTAGAAGCTTTGTCAGGAGTTTATGTGGTTGGTGGCGCATTAGCACCATTTGAATTATTGAAAAATGTTGAAAAAAGTGGAAGTCTTGTGTTCAGAAAGCCTAGTGTTCAAGAAGAGTTTATCACTATCAAACCAGGTAAGAATGTTAAGTTTTTAATACCGCATCAAATTACAGAGAAGAAACCGATCACACTTTTTTATTCTGTAAAACCGTATTTTAGAAAACTTAGAATTGTAGAAGAAAACATCGAAATACCTATCAATGAAGAGGAAGGTTTTGTAGAGGTTGATCCATCTTTATTTAAGGTTAATAAAATAACTATAGATGCAATAATGTAG
- a CDS encoding FGGY family carbohydrate kinase: MNNKKVLVLDIGTRDLKALLFDDKGELIRKTINELKLIQPAPSFVEQDPIEIYQILLKTIKSTINDERVDGIAITNNRSTTIVWDRSGKPLYNAITWMDSRGYDVANRLKSELNLPEEFARLLLYPHASSMYLRWILDNVTDVKPKAEKGEIFFGTLNTYIIWMLTNGGIHAIDPSNASATGLFDPFSISWWTDIIETFKIPHSILPEVKENISDYGEVKSGPQNLIGVPILVSTADQQAALFGEACIMRGEVKVTNGSGSFVDMNVGDSIKFSEHGLIPMIAWKIKNSTSYLLEGYIAFSGELLIWLQEIGLLEEIEKIDAIAKLVNDSEGVYFVPAFTGLSAPYNDPTARGVLIGLSRGTKKEHIIRSALEGIAYSIYDIIDVMQKDTETQIQIIRADGNLSKSDFLLQYVANLTRINVERPKNLETTGSGAAYMALIGLDVISLNDIKRLIKIERVFEPKEFIDIEKLNLWKKAVEKARGWYK, from the coding sequence ATGAATAATAAAAAGGTTCTTGTTCTAGATATTGGTACTCGTGATTTAAAAGCGCTTTTATTTGATGATAAGGGCGAACTCATTCGTAAAACAATCAATGAGCTTAAATTGATTCAACCTGCTCCTAGTTTTGTAGAGCAGGATCCAATTGAGATTTATCAAATTTTGCTTAAAACTATAAAATCGACAATAAATGATGAGAGGGTAGACGGAATTGCAATAACAAATAATAGGTCAACAACTATAGTTTGGGATCGTAGTGGAAAACCGTTGTATAATGCCATTACGTGGATGGATTCCAGAGGTTATGATGTCGCAAATAGATTAAAAAGTGAGTTAAACTTGCCAGAAGAATTCGCAAGGCTCCTTTTATATCCTCATGCATCATCGATGTACTTGAGATGGATCCTCGATAATGTAACTGATGTTAAGCCTAAGGCTGAAAAAGGTGAGATCTTCTTTGGGACACTTAACACATATATAATCTGGATGTTAACAAATGGAGGAATACATGCGATTGATCCATCTAATGCATCTGCTACTGGACTCTTTGATCCATTTTCAATCTCATGGTGGACTGACATAATAGAAACTTTTAAAATACCACATTCAATATTACCAGAGGTAAAGGAGAATATTAGTGATTATGGTGAAGTCAAGAGTGGGCCACAAAACCTAATAGGCGTTCCAATACTTGTTAGCACAGCTGATCAACAAGCAGCACTCTTTGGAGAAGCGTGCATAATGAGAGGAGAGGTCAAGGTCACTAACGGCTCTGGAAGCTTTGTAGATATGAACGTAGGAGATTCTATTAAATTCTCAGAACATGGGCTTATACCGATGATAGCATGGAAGATTAAGAATTCAACAAGTTATCTTCTCGAAGGATATATAGCGTTTAGTGGAGAACTTTTAATTTGGCTTCAAGAGATTGGACTACTAGAAGAAATTGAAAAAATAGATGCGATAGCCAAGTTAGTAAATGATAGTGAAGGAGTTTATTTTGTGCCTGCTTTTACAGGTTTATCGGCACCGTACAATGATCCTACGGCTCGTGGAGTGCTCATAGGATTATCCAGAGGAACAAAAAAAGAACACATAATAAGATCAGCGTTGGAAGGAATCGCATACAGCATTTATGATATAATAGATGTGATGCAAAAAGACACGGAAACTCAAATACAAATTATTAGAGCGGATGGAAATTTGTCAAAAAGTGACTTCCTACTGCAATATGTTGCAAACCTAACAAGAATAAATGTCGAAAGACCAAAGAACCTTGAAACAACAGGATCGGGAGCAGCTTACATGGCACTTATTGGGCTTGACGTCATATCATTAAATGATATAAAGAGACTGATAAAAATTGAAAGAGTATTCGAACCAAAGGAGTTCATCGATATCGAAAAACTTAACTTATGGAAAAAGGCTGTTGAGAAGGCTAGAGGTTGGTATAAATGA
- a CDS encoding FAD-binding oxidoreductase — MTLWNIQRLKKNENIKKAIIELENILGTDRVFTDVNILKTKALDFTPLFLARTLRNMEIPLPDVIVKPKNADEVSKIVKIANLFNVPIIPLGGGSGVVGGIIATRGGILIDLEDLKTIEVDEENMIVHVSAGVKGIELEKELNKKGYTTGHYPQSIYDSTIGGWIATKAIGQYSTKYGGIEDIVVSLEVVLPTGEIITTKPVPRTSTGPDLKHIFIGSEGTLGIITSATLKIRPMPQSRTLLSYTFDDFNRGLNAVKTIMIKNLNPDVVRLYDEDDSALWFTGKVDKPLLIMVLEDEQTILSTQRQIINDIVTKHGGSWSGEELPSIWLKERFEAREKAEQYMKMGLLIDTIEVSGLWNKLPELHTKIKTSLKSIQEKNTTVLHASAHADHFYTNGGCLYFTIGGISENDPTYFYEKIWETSMKICLSLDCSISNHHGIGLIRVPWIKQELGPAYNILKQIKNMLDPKNIMNPDKLLQ; from the coding sequence ATGACACTATGGAATATCCAAAGATTAAAAAAGAACGAGAATATTAAAAAAGCCATCATAGAACTTGAAAACATACTAGGTACAGATAGAGTATTTACTGATGTTAATATATTAAAAACGAAAGCATTAGATTTCACACCACTATTTCTAGCAAGAACATTACGTAATATGGAAATACCACTCCCAGATGTAATAGTGAAACCAAAAAATGCCGATGAAGTCTCGAAAATAGTAAAAATCGCTAATCTCTTTAATGTACCAATAATACCATTAGGTGGAGGATCTGGCGTAGTTGGAGGAATAATAGCAACACGGGGAGGAATACTCATCGATTTAGAGGACCTCAAAACTATTGAAGTTGATGAAGAAAATATGATAGTTCACGTTAGTGCAGGTGTTAAAGGTATAGAACTTGAAAAAGAATTAAACAAAAAAGGTTACACGACAGGACATTATCCTCAGTCAATATATGATTCAACTATAGGTGGATGGATTGCAACAAAAGCAATAGGACAATACTCTACAAAATACGGTGGTATAGAGGATATAGTAGTAAGTTTAGAAGTAGTGCTACCAACAGGAGAAATAATAACCACAAAACCAGTGCCAAGAACCTCGACAGGACCTGACTTAAAACATATTTTCATAGGGTCGGAGGGAACATTAGGAATAATAACATCAGCAACATTAAAAATAAGACCTATGCCTCAATCGCGAACATTATTATCATATACATTCGATGACTTTAATAGAGGACTCAATGCAGTAAAAACTATTATGATAAAAAATTTAAATCCAGACGTAGTCAGGCTCTATGATGAAGATGATTCTGCTCTCTGGTTTACTGGAAAAGTGGATAAACCATTATTAATAATGGTACTAGAAGATGAACAAACGATATTAAGCACACAAAGACAAATAATTAATGACATAGTGACAAAGCATGGTGGTTCATGGTCTGGTGAAGAGTTACCGTCCATTTGGCTTAAAGAACGATTTGAAGCAAGAGAAAAAGCAGAACAATACATGAAGATGGGATTACTCATAGATACGATTGAGGTCTCAGGACTTTGGAACAAATTACCAGAATTGCATACAAAAATAAAGACATCCCTGAAAAGCATTCAAGAAAAAAATACGACAGTGCTTCATGCATCAGCCCATGCAGACCACTTCTATACTAATGGTGGATGTTTGTACTTCACAATAGGAGGAATATCAGAAAATGATCCAACATATTTCTACGAAAAAATATGGGAAACTAGTATGAAAATTTGTCTTTCATTAGACTGCTCAATAAGCAATCATCATGGAATTGGATTAATAAGAGTACCATGGATAAAACAAGAATTGGGCCCAGCCTATAATATCCTAAAACAAATTAAGAATATGCTAGATCCCAAAAACATAATGAACCCAGACAAATTATTACAATGA